The Watersipora subatra chromosome 1, tzWatSuba1.1, whole genome shotgun sequence genome has a window encoding:
- the LOC137386104 gene encoding B-cell CLL/lymphoma 9 protein-like translates to MSTDKETSNDGGELPSSPLTCAAKMEELRSRYELPYVSHFINTKKEKFKFNSINIRTLEASILDCESKVFDDIVCHILRQLSKSQSIRIASCEEHLKAFADEHKSEFGDLVQDEIKSISPVDKLRILKLLMEKTKGKKDKLDEMLNEEFIADGQQDPTIINVGQDSENRTYWYFDDLRLYRQKKSGQSKTNSDWQCLATNCQGWEEVIRRLSQSSDDQEQDLHTYLNKEIYPAIKPLLQTETSEPKSISNDELLLAEGKEISCVEMVAKEKPTSPSKIDQSELIRNENPELSKVLSEEPSTGKSSSQANGDVKKSATHKGANFNQPHNQVFVFSTQMANRAADGVMSGSTGSILQCHLEDNDTKNFLRVNPMTVALPTATSRLPMTLQRPTHPFRHPRSSAGFGVRTSAPWPGAVPQNIPPTGYSQPMMSRSPHFPATGHSQMTSDIKGHVGQSIMTSQGINDMKGPMGQPDIANQYVPNENLTPDQRQHREHSLANLLKIHQMLLADDSGNSVTDFKHINMAQDRQGPYAPHCCPSPNNLNSFGMNPAMAPPGPGYGSGAPLSPVCAPATPNAMESKPPPPYRMPASSTTAPAPKKASKKRKASAARSPASPIDPPIKSEKQCIPPSPLAAPSPSSGPVPLHHTQLPKAPQHAMMSEDMVGGIPKGMMQPLSRQHSMPNLLPGHGAPNPAAPYRIMQAGQPTPYQKPPGQDAPPSYTNSLRRGMSVESMTAPPTQQQQYLQPENQERIIERQLNMGHQSKHPLQPCTEQPYGAHSSAPDTNLTNNITSTSLANLAKDMEQNISELSQKMTQGGPYGGMQPEVGTEATSDQPCNMPLPMSTSSSNPQQPSVNNTFVNAHMSIGQVNIQNVTANQSYQGPGMPGHMQQNVDVSMNNFAGGVPAGPQPDSMFKPAQPAAPAVSIQNKGRNTIQYLPVSQPSIAPTHEPSLPHKHVFDMMTPERFPSQAPNFASADAMQMPMPGLPTGQTRHSSTMYGPGMGAPSAPAMAPSSPMHMSEGMRAGPASRYMMSAQQSSMSMAYNPPPAAPGHAGMMESQVHMRSQHMIMPGAGHPPTHPSGHFAAGHPAMHPNPHPGAYAPGTPTAMSYAPTNEFMTPGPGHHVAPRNLTAGQQPLMMSNQAGTYMGNPPAGHPYM, encoded by the exons ATGTCTACTGACAAGGAGACGTCTAATGATGGAGGCGAGTTACCTAGTTCACCGCTGACGTGCGCTGCCAAA ATGGAAGAGTTGCGCAGCAGGTATGAGCTTCCTTATGTCTCACATTTTATAAACACCAAGAAGGAAAAGTTCAAGTTTAACAGCATAAATATCAGG acaTTGGAAGCGAGCATCTTGGATTGTGAGTCAAAAGTATTTGATGATATAGTCTGTCATATATTACGACAGCTGTCTAAAAGTCAAAGCATAAG AATTGCTTCGTGTGAAGAGCACCTTAAGGCATTCGCAGACGAACACAAATCTGAATTTGGTGATCTGGTCCAGGATGAGATCAAATCCATTTCTCCAGTTGACAAG CTACGCATACTCAAGTTGCTCATGGAAAAGACGAAGGGGAAGAAGGACAAGCTGGATGAGATGCTCAATGAGGAGTTTATAGCAGACGGACAGCAGGACCCA ACCATAATCAACGTGGGCCAAGACTCGGAGAACAGAACTTATTGGTACTTTGATG ACTTGCGCTTGTATCGTCAGAAGAAGAGTGGACAATCGAAGACTAACAGTGACTGGCAGTGTCTCGCTACCAACTGTCAAGGTTGGGAGGAGGTCATCCGACGCCTCAGTCAATCGAGTGATGATCAGGAGCAAGACTTGCATACTTACCTCAACAAAGAGATCTACCCTGCTATCAAACCCCTTCTGCAG ACAGAAACTAGCGAACCAAAAAGCATCAGTAATGACGAGTTGCTATTAGCCGAAGGGAAGGAAATATCTTGCGTAGAAATGGTAGCTAAAGAAAAGCCAACGAGTCCTTCTAAAATAGACCAATCAGAGTTGATCCGCAATGAGAACCCTGAGCTGAGCAAGGTGCTGAGTGAGGAGCCGTCTACAG gaaagtcTTCCAGCCAAGCAAATG GAGATGTCAAAAAATCGGCCACTCACAAAGGAGCCAACTTCAATCAGCCACACAACCAGGTTTTTGTCTTTTCAACGCAGATGGCTAACAGAGCTGCTGATGGTGTCATGTCTGGTAGCACTGGCTCAATTCTTCAGTGTCACTTGGAGGACAACGATACTAAAAACTTCTTACGA GTGAACCCGATGACGGTTGCGCTTCCCACTGCTACGTCAAGGTTACCCATGACACTGCAAAGACCTACTCATCCGTTCCGACACCCAAGGAGCTCAGCTGGATTCGGTGTCCGTACATCTGCACCATGGCCTGGCGCAGTTCCCCAAAATATTCCTCCCACAGGCTACAGTCAACCCATGATGTCACGCTCTCCTCATTTTCCTGCCACTGGCCACAGCCAAATGACCAGTGATATAAAGGGCCATGTCGGGCAGTCCATTATGACCAGCCAGGGGATTAATGACATGAAGGGCCCAATGGGACAACCTGATATAGCCAATCAGTATGTGCCAAATGAGAATCTCACTCCTGACCAGAGACAGCACAGAGAGCATAGCTTAGCCAACTTGCTTAAGATTCACCAGATGCTCCTCGCTGATGACAGCGGCAACAGTGTGACTGACTTCAAACATATAAACATGGCCCAGGATAGGCAGGGTCCTTATGCGCCCCACTGCTGTCCCTCTCCAAATAACCTAAACAGCTTTGGAATGAACCCAGCAATGGCTCCTCCTGGCCCAGGCTATGGCTCTGGTGCACCTCTCAGTCCTGTGTGCGCACCTGCTACTCCGAACGCTATGGAATCTAAACCTCCTCCACCTTATCGAATGCCAGCGAGTTCCACTACAGCCCCCGCACCAAAGAAGGCTAGTAAGAAGAGAAAGGCAAGCGCTGCTCGGTCTCCTGCTTCTCCGATTGACCCTCCTATCAAGAGTGAAAAGCAATGTATTCCGCCTTCTCCGCTTGCCGCCCCATCTCCAAGCTCTGGCCCTGTACCGCTGCACCACACACAACTCCCTAAGGCTCCTCAGCATGCGATGATGTCAGAGGATATGGTTGGGGGTATACCTAAGGGTATGATGCAGCCACTCTCACGACAACACAGCATGCCTAACCTTCTACCGGGTCATGGTGCTCCAAATCCGGCTGCACCATATCGCATAATGCAGGCTGGCCAGCCAACACCCTATCAG AAGCCTCCTGGACAAGATGCGCCACCCAGTTATACCAACTCATTGCGTAGAGGGATGAGTGTGGAGAGCATGACTGCTCCACCTACTCAACAACAGCAATATCTCCAACCTGAGAACCAAGAAAGGATAATAGAAAGACAGTTGAATATGGGGCACCAGTCTAAACACCCGCTGCAACCTTGCACGGAACAGCCTTACGGCGCTCACTCTTCCGCTCCAGACACTAATCTCACCAATAACATAACATCAACATCGCTAGCCAACCTCGCAAAGGACATGGAGCAAAACATCTCAGAGCTGTCCCAGAAGATGACTCAAGGTGGACCGTATGGCGGCATGCAACCTGAAGTTGGCACTGAGGCTACGTCTGATCAGCCTTGCAACATGCCCTTACCTATGTCTACTTCTTCCTCCAATCCTCAGCAGCCTAGCGTGAATAACACATTTGTGAATGCCCACATGTCTATTGGCCAAGTCAATATTCAGAATGTGACAGCGAATCAGTCGTACCAAGGACCTGGTATGCCTGGGCATATGCAGCAAAATGTTGATGTGTCTATGAATAACTTTGCCGGGGGTGTGCCGGCTGGCCCGCAACCAGATTCAATGTTTAAGCCAGCACAGCCAGCCGCTCCAGCAGTAAGTATTCAAAACAAGGGAAGAAATACAATTCAGTATCTGCCCGTCTCGCAGCCCTCAATCGCTCCCACACATGAACCATCTCTTCCACACAAGCATGTTTTTGATATGATGACGCCTGAGAGGTTTCCTTCCCAAGCCCCCAACTTTGCATCAGCAGATGCTATGCAAATGCCCATGCCAGGCCTGCCTACAGGGCAAACACGACACTCATCTACCATGTATGGACCTGGAATGGGGGCTCCATCAG CTCCCGCAATGGCACCCTCCTCACCCATGCACATGTCAGAAGGCATGCGAGCTGGTCCTGCGTCACGTTACATGATGTCAGCGCAGCAGTCTAGTATGAGTATGGCCTATAACCCTCCGCCAGCAGCCCCAGGCCATGCCG GTATGATGGAATCACAAGTGCATATGAGAAGTCAACACATGATCATGCCGGGCGCAGGACATCCCCCTACACATCCTTCTGGCCACTTCGCTGCTGGACATCCTGCGATGCATCCTAACCCCCATCCTGGCGCCTACGCTCCTGGAACTCCGACTGCCATGTCATATGCTCCCACTAATGAGTTTATGACTCCTGGTCCTGGGCACCACGTAGCTCCACGAAATCTCACTGCTGGACAGCAACCGCTTATGATGTCTAACCAGGCTGGCACATACATGGGCAATCCTCCTGCCGGTCACCCATACATGTAG